From the Lolium rigidum isolate FL_2022 chromosome 2, APGP_CSIRO_Lrig_0.1, whole genome shotgun sequence genome, one window contains:
- the LOC124688082 gene encoding probable protein phosphatase 2C 26, protein MGSGASRLLTACACSRPPPASVDAEPCLDDALGHSFCYANSAANPAANPYSSSSFRHGISGAALSANSSVPVPLYLSSSAADATGGGGPPPPNYSSAFHTSSSFSSAPLQLSNLSSGPLFLSGPIDRGAQLSGPLDAATVPHSGPLPHKPSTTKRTSSSSRRFRKPSLFGGSLRRTTSEKHHHRTLTTAPPLHRNPDPDDGVQWAHGRAGEDRVHVVVSEDQRWLFVGIYDGFNGPEAPDFLVASLYRFLLRELRGIFYHDAARESNSRRLWQFLAEDDGDDDSELDFSGSGRFALSLAKLKERRFNMWAHAAAVGDDEIGRELAPRKLAPAPAVRDHGAVLAALTRALAAAEAAYLDMTDQSMASHPELAVTGACLLVALVRDDDVYVMNLGDSRAIVAQRADDHHACGMRMDDIGVGLEIEARLDALQLSVDHSTSIQEEVQRIKLEHPDDDHCIVNDRVKGRLKVTRAFGAGYLKQAKLNNGLLEMFRNEYIGDAPYISCIPSLCHHKLTAKDQFLVLSSDGLYQYLSNEEVVLHVENFMDRFPEGDPAQSLIEELLSRAAKKAGMDFHELLDIPQGDRRKYHDDVTVMVVSLEGRIWKSSGMYV, encoded by the exons ATGGGCAGCGGCGCGTCACGGCTGCTCACCGCGTGCGCGTGCTCGCGGCCCCCGCCGGCCTCCGTCGACGCGGAGCCCTGCCTCGACGACGCGCTCGGCCACTCCTTCTGCTACGCCAACTCCGCCGCCAACCCCGCCGCCAACccatactcctcctcctccttccgccACGGCATCTCCGGCGCGGCCCTCTCCGCCAACTCCTCCGTGCCCGTCCCGCTCtacctctcctcctccgccgccgacgccaccggcggcggcggcccaccaCCACCCAACTACTCCTCCGCCTTCcacacctcctcctccttctcctcggccCCACTACAGCTCTCCAACCTCTCCTCGGGCCCGCTCTTCCTCTCCGGCCCCATCGACCGCGGCGCGCAGCTCTCCGGCCCGCTCGACGCCGCCACCGTCCCCCACTCCGGCCCGCTCCCCCACAAACCCTCCACCACCAaacgcacctcctcctcctcccgccgcttcCGCAAGCCCTCCCTCTTCGGCGGCAGCCTCCGCCGCACCACCTCCGAGAAGCACCACCACCGCACCCTCACCACCGCCCCTCCCCTCCACCGCAACCCCGACCCCGACGACGGCGTGCAGTGGGCGCACGGCCGCGCGGGGGAGGACCGGGTgcacgtcgtcgtctccgaggacCAGCGCTGGCTCTTCGTCGGCATCTACGACGGCTTCAACGGGCCCGAGGCGCCCGACTTCCTCGTCGCCAGCCTCTACCGCTTCCTCCTGCGCGAGCTCCGCGGGATCTTCTACCACGACGCCGCGCGCGAGAGCAACAGCCGCCGCCTCTGGCAGTTCCTcgccgaggacgacggcgacgacgacagcGAGCTCGACTTCTCCGGCTCCGGCCGATTCGCGCTGTCCCTCGCCAAGCTCAAGGAGCGCCGCTTCAACATGTGGGCGCACGCGGCCGCCGTCGGCGACGACGAGATCGGCAGGGAGTTGGCTCCCAGGAagctggcgcccgcgcccgcggtcAGGGACCACGGGGCCGTGCTGGCCGCGCTCACCCGGGCGCTCGCCGCGGCCGAGGCCGCCTACCTCGACATGACCGACCAGTCCATGGCCTCGCACCCGGAGCTGGCCGTCACCGGGGCGTGCCTGCTCGTCGCGTTGGTCAGGGACGACGATGTATACGTCATGAACCTTGGGGACAGCCGCGCCATTGTGGCGCAGCGCGCGGATGATCACCATGCCTGTGGAATGCGGATGGATGACATCGGGGTCGGCTTGGAGATCGAGGCGAGGCTCGACGCGCTGCAGCTGTCTGTTGACCATAGCACCAGCATCCAAGAG GAAGTGCAGAGAATCAAACTTGAACATCCTGATGATGATCATTGCATTGTAAATGACAGAGTGAAGGGCCGTTTAAAAGTTACTCGAGCATTTGGTGCTGGGTATCTCAAACAG GCAAAGTTGAACAATGGATTGCTAGAGATGTTCCGCAATGAGTACATAGGTGATGCACCATACATATCATGCATACCTTCTCTTTGCCACCACAAGCTCACTGCAAAGGACCAGTTTCTGGTTCTTTCTTCTGATGGGTTATATCAGTACCTGAGCAACGAGGAGGTAGTTCTCCATGTTGAGAATTTCATGGATAGGTTTCCTGAAGGTGATCCAGCACAGAGTTTAATTGAGGAGCTTCTTTCGCGTGCAGCAAAGAAAGCTG GTATGGATTTCCACGAGCTATTAGATATACCTCAAGGCGACCGGAGAAAATACCATGACGATGTCACTGTCATGGTTGTTTCTCTGGAAGGTAGGATCTGGAAATCATCtggaatgtatgtgtga
- the LOC124688083 gene encoding E3 ubiquitin-protein ligase PUB23-like, whose amino-acid sequence MDMEEPPHLFLCPISMELMEDPVTVSTGVTYDRRSIERWLFSYGRTTCPATMQPLANLDLTPNHTLMRVISSWLDRGSSSSSSSSSPSTSSLSSPVHGLETPLSRMLEEERLRSALADLEETPFKVTALKNMRTCMAGDVAMQSVFVSSGGVEAVGRVMAQALAESGLGGDFSSFAACEEAAAVLALLPLSDEASVGLVLAPERLRPVMVLLQRGSAEARLHAMDILTKISNAGAGDQWAAGIDVDDVLKSLLELLADEVSARLSSRALDVLLDVVDRSPSGRAKAVEVGAVHVLVELLVVDADDRHVAERILLLLKRLCKCPEGRLAFAEHDLSVPAVARTMLRVSDLATELAVKVLWLVSVVAPSEKVLEDMVLTGAVSKLLGLLHVESAPSTKQKTVRMVRINEVFWRQYPCFPTDLKDNLSLLD is encoded by the coding sequence ATGGACATGGAGGAGCCTCCCCACCTGTTCCTGTGCCCCATCTCCATGGAGCTCATGGAGGATCCCGTCACGGTGTCCACCGGCGTCACCTACGACCGTCGCAGCATCGAGCGGTGGCTCTTCTCCTACGGCCGGACCACCTGCCCGGCGACAATGCAGCCCCTCGccaacctcgacctcacgccaaaCCACACCCTCATGCGGGTCATCTCCTCCTGGCTCGaccgcggctcctcctcctcgtcgtcttcgtcgtcgccgtccaCATCGTCGCTGTCGAGTCCGGTCCATGGGCTGGAAACGCCGCTGTCGAGGATGCTGGAGGAGGAACGCCTGCGGTCGGCGCTGGCCGACCTCGAGGAGACGCCGTTCAAGGTGACCGCGCTCAAGAACATGAGGACCTGCATGGCCGGCGACGTGGCCATGCAGAGCGTCTTCGTCTCCTCGGGCGGCGTCGAGGCGGTCGGCCGCGTGATGGCGCAGGCGCTGGCGGAGAGCGGCCTGGGAGGCGACTTCTCCTCGTTCGCGGCGTGcgaggaggccgccgccgtgctcgccCTGCTCCCGCTGTCCGACGAGGCGTCGGTGGGTCTCGTTCTTGCGCCGGAGCGCCTGAGGCCCGTCATGGTGTTGCTCCAGCGCGGCAGCGCGGAGGCGAGGCTCCACGCCATGGATATCCTCACCAAGATCTCCAATGCCGGCGCCGGTGACCAGTGGGCTGCCGGCATCGACGTTGACGACGTGCTCAAGTCCCTCCTCGAGCTCCTGGCCGACGAGGTCTCCGCGCGTCTCAGCTCTCGCGCGCTCGACGTGCTCCTCGACGTCGTGGATCGGTCGCCCAGCGGCCGGGCCAAGGCAGTGGAGGTCGGCGCGGTGCACGTCCTCGTCGAGCTCCTCGTCGTGGACGCCGACGACCGCCACGTCGCCGAGCGGATACTGCTGCTGCTCAAGCGCTTGTGCAAGTGCCCCGAGGGGCGCCTCGCCTTCGCCGAGCACGACCTGTCGGTGCCGGCCGTGGCGAGGACGATGCTGCGGGTGTCGGATCTGGCCACGGAGCTCGCCGTCAAGGTGCTGTGGCTCGTGTCCGTGGTGGCGCCGTCGGAGAAGGTCCTCGAGGATATGGTGCTCACCGGCGCCGTGTCGAAGCTGCTGGGGCTGCTGCACGTCGAGAGCGCGCCGTCGACGAAGCAAAAGACGGTGAGAATGGTGAGGATCAACGAGGTGTTCTGGAGGCAGTACCCGTGCTTCCCTACCGACCTCAAGGATAACCTGAGCTTACTCGATTGA